One Weissella ceti DNA window includes the following coding sequences:
- a CDS encoding competence type IV pilus major pilin ComGC, giving the protein MTKKRRGFTLIETVTTLFIVSLLAMLIMPNIANVQQTANKRQAEAMVHMIQGQVALYQEEKHEKLVSYNELISAGYLTDAQVQAAEAAKIRLQNGQVVQSTTK; this is encoded by the coding sequence ATGACCAAAAAACGGCGCGGTTTTACTTTAATTGAAACAGTCACAACCTTGTTTATTGTGTCCTTATTGGCCATGTTAATTATGCCTAATATTGCCAATGTCCAACAGACAGCAAATAAACGCCAAGCCGAAGCAATGGTGCATATGATTCAAGGACAAGTTGCTTTATATCAAGAAGAAAAACACGAGAAATTAGTTTCCTATAACGAACTCATTTCGGCGGGGTATTTAACTGACGCTCAAGTACAAGCGGCAGAAGCCGCCAAAATTCGTCTGCAAAATGGCCAAGTTGTCCAAAGTACAACTAAGTAA
- the priA gene encoding primosomal protein N' translates to MQAKIVVDVPTMQTNQPYTYQIPTHLAEMVEPGMRVIVPFGKGNRRVQGFVVQTGIIETDMTNKIKEIDEVLDLAPVLNAELLQLGEWIAKETFSFQINVFQAMLPNVMRAKYSKTLQLIEGVELTDYPEIADLFVDRYEIPFDADEVDPELWPLLQRLQKKQLIQFGYYVDDRAQAKLVTALRPVQDTIFYENELGKLRANAVKQARLLRYLMTSEPVFVPQRDVIANLEVDYASIQKAEKNGWLERTEIEQYRLPKLTSPIEPTEPLVLNPEQDLAYQAITHSLNHDAKTFLLEGITGSGKTEVYLQSIAATLAQGKTALMLVPEITLTPQMVRRVKGRFGERVAVMHSGLSDGERFDEWRRIERQEVDVVVGARSAVFAPLENIGLIIIDEEHESTYKQDENPRYHARDVALKRAETYQAVCVLGSATPSLESRARAQKGVYELLTLTKRAMNNPLPATTVVDMREAIKVTGDDLFSPELLTAIQHRLDHQEQSVLMLNRRGFANFVTCRDCGETPSCINCDLALTMHAQQRQLVCHYCGYSQPIPTVCPSCGSNRIRPFGTGTEKVEQELKERFPEARILRMDADTTRRKGASDALLETFGSGKADILLGTQMIAKGLDFPNVTLVGVLNADTTLGLPDFRAAERTFQLLTQVSGRAGRADKLGEVVIQTFNPEHYAIQFAQLHDYEGFYGQEMSLRREWRYSPYYYTVQIKIGHQDEAHAAKVAYQLAEWLKPQMDEQTILLGPSAGSVARLKNKYYYRLVLKYRHGDHLFHALTELMQKGQTLQREQVTLVIDRDPVNFI, encoded by the coding sequence ATGCAAGCTAAGATTGTAGTTGATGTACCAACCATGCAAACTAATCAACCTTATACCTATCAAATTCCAACACATTTGGCGGAAATGGTAGAACCAGGTATGCGTGTTATCGTTCCTTTTGGAAAAGGTAACCGCCGTGTCCAAGGCTTCGTGGTGCAAACGGGCATCATCGAAACCGACATGACTAACAAAATAAAAGAAATTGATGAGGTGCTGGATTTAGCACCAGTATTAAATGCTGAATTGTTGCAATTAGGTGAATGGATTGCTAAAGAGACATTTTCTTTTCAGATTAATGTCTTTCAAGCGATGCTACCTAATGTTATGCGCGCGAAGTATTCTAAGACATTGCAGTTAATAGAAGGCGTTGAATTAACTGATTATCCTGAGATTGCCGATTTGTTTGTGGATCGTTATGAAATCCCATTTGATGCGGATGAAGTCGACCCAGAACTTTGGCCCTTGTTGCAACGTCTACAAAAGAAACAATTGATCCAATTTGGGTATTACGTTGATGATCGCGCCCAAGCCAAGTTGGTCACAGCTTTACGTCCTGTGCAAGACACCATTTTTTATGAAAATGAATTGGGGAAGTTACGGGCAAACGCAGTGAAACAAGCCCGATTATTACGTTATTTAATGACGTCAGAACCGGTATTTGTGCCACAACGTGATGTGATTGCGAATTTGGAAGTTGATTACGCCAGTATTCAAAAAGCTGAAAAGAATGGTTGGCTAGAGCGTACCGAGATTGAACAATATCGACTACCTAAATTGACAAGTCCAATTGAGCCAACTGAACCATTGGTATTGAACCCAGAACAAGACCTGGCGTACCAAGCAATTACGCATAGTTTAAATCATGATGCCAAGACATTCCTATTAGAAGGAATTACTGGCTCAGGAAAAACAGAAGTTTATTTGCAGAGTATTGCGGCAACGTTAGCACAAGGAAAGACAGCGCTAATGTTGGTGCCTGAAATTACCCTGACGCCACAAATGGTCCGTCGTGTGAAAGGCCGCTTTGGTGAACGTGTTGCGGTGATGCACAGTGGTTTGTCTGATGGTGAACGCTTTGACGAATGGCGCCGTATTGAGCGTCAAGAAGTTGATGTTGTAGTGGGCGCGCGTTCCGCTGTATTTGCCCCATTAGAAAACATTGGACTAATCATTATCGACGAAGAACACGAATCGACCTATAAGCAAGATGAGAATCCACGCTACCATGCACGTGATGTTGCATTAAAGCGTGCGGAAACTTATCAAGCGGTGTGTGTTCTGGGATCAGCGACGCCGTCATTAGAGAGTCGTGCACGAGCCCAAAAGGGTGTTTATGAATTACTAACGTTGACAAAACGCGCAATGAATAACCCGTTGCCAGCAACGACGGTGGTCGATATGCGTGAGGCGATTAAAGTGACGGGGGATGATTTATTCTCACCAGAACTTTTAACGGCTATTCAACACCGGCTTGATCATCAAGAACAAAGTGTCTTGATGTTGAATCGCCGTGGTTTTGCTAATTTCGTCACGTGTCGTGATTGTGGTGAAACGCCTTCTTGTATCAATTGTGATCTAGCCTTAACCATGCATGCGCAACAACGTCAATTAGTGTGTCATTACTGCGGATACAGTCAACCGATTCCAACGGTTTGTCCATCGTGTGGATCGAACCGCATTCGACCATTTGGAACAGGGACTGAAAAGGTCGAACAAGAATTGAAGGAACGTTTTCCAGAAGCGCGAATTCTTCGAATGGACGCTGATACAACACGTCGTAAAGGCGCAAGTGATGCATTACTGGAAACCTTTGGTTCGGGTAAAGCTGATATTCTGTTAGGAACCCAAATGATTGCGAAGGGGTTAGATTTCCCTAATGTCACGTTAGTGGGGGTCTTAAACGCTGATACAACATTAGGATTGCCTGACTTTAGAGCCGCTGAGCGAACTTTCCAATTATTGACGCAAGTATCCGGTCGTGCCGGTCGTGCCGATAAATTAGGTGAGGTTGTGATTCAAACCTTTAATCCAGAGCACTATGCGATTCAATTCGCACAGTTACATGACTATGAAGGTTTTTATGGTCAAGAGATGAGTTTACGTCGTGAGTGGCGTTACTCACCGTACTATTACACGGTGCAAATTAAAATTGGGCATCAAGACGAAGCCCATGCGGCTAAAGTTGCGTACCAATTAGCTGAATGGTTAAAGCCGCAAATGGATGAGCAAACAATTTTGTTGGGCCCATCAGCTGGTTCAGTTGCCCGTTTAAAAAATAAATATTATTACCGTTTAGTCTTGAAGTATCGTCACGGGGACCATCTGTTCCACGCCTTGACGGAATTAATGCAAAAAGGCCAAACATTACAAAGAGAGCAAGTCACCTTAGTCATTGATCGCGATCCGGTTAATTTCATATAG
- a CDS encoding Stp1/IreP family PP2C-type Ser/Thr phosphatase, translated as MKISYATDIGRVRTNNQDYVGVYMNQFGAQLAIVADGVGGSRGGDVASNMLVTDLGERWQKTDFSSANEAHEWISLETSEANDHIVEVSKQSENLEGMATTMVLAAIFEKSALIANIGDSRAYLIRQNVLHQITEDHNLAAELLKQGAITEEEVEVHPGRNVITRQLGLDDMVDLDLFGVELEPDDLLLLTTDGMLKHLSEETVMDTIKENSDLSASVEQLILQTNAAGGTDNVTVLLGHQESEDQ; from the coding sequence ATGAAAATTTCATATGCGACAGATATTGGCCGCGTGCGAACAAATAATCAAGATTATGTCGGTGTGTACATGAATCAGTTTGGTGCCCAACTGGCCATCGTTGCTGATGGGGTTGGCGGAAGTCGTGGTGGCGATGTTGCCTCAAATATGTTGGTAACGGATCTGGGCGAACGCTGGCAAAAAACAGATTTCTCAAGTGCGAATGAAGCACATGAATGGATTTCACTTGAAACAAGTGAAGCCAATGATCATATTGTGGAAGTGTCTAAACAATCAGAAAACTTAGAAGGCATGGCCACAACAATGGTGCTTGCAGCCATTTTTGAAAAGTCAGCTTTGATTGCAAATATTGGGGACTCACGTGCTTACTTGATTCGACAAAATGTACTGCATCAAATTACGGAAGATCACAATTTGGCTGCAGAACTTTTGAAGCAAGGGGCCATTACAGAAGAAGAAGTTGAGGTTCACCCAGGTCGTAATGTGATTACGCGCCAACTTGGTTTGGATGACATGGTGGACTTAGACTTGTTTGGCGTTGAATTAGAGCCTGATGATTTATTGTTATTAACGACGGATGGGATGTTAAAGCATTTGTCAGAAGAAACAGTCATGGACACAATTAAAGAAAACTCAGATCTATCAGCAAGTGTTGAACAGCTAATTTTGCAAACAAATGCAGCTGGAGGAACAGATAATGTTACTGTGCTGTTAGGACACCAAGAAAGCGAGGATCAATAA
- the fmt gene encoding methionyl-tRNA formyltransferase yields MTQKIIFMGTPDFSVPILNALIAAPEYDVIAAVTQPDRPVGRKKVLQPTPVKAAALAGDVPVFQPVKLGGSEELDQLIAMEPDLIVTAAYGQFLPTRFLESAKIAAINVHASLLPKYRGGAPIHYAVMNGDAKTGVSIMYMVKKMDAGDVLAQAEIAIPENATTGEMFAELSTLGRDTLLATLPGLIAGDIVGTPQDPDAVSFSPNIAPEEEVLDFNGSAQSVHNHVRGLNPFPTAHTTINGVRTKIQKTHLPAEATDLPAGAIVKKTKKELWLAAGDGQVIAIDELQPAGKPKMAVAAYLNGHASFNEGDIVITHDESK; encoded by the coding sequence ATGACACAAAAGATTATTTTCATGGGTACACCTGATTTTTCAGTGCCAATTTTGAATGCACTTATCGCCGCACCAGAATATGATGTGATTGCGGCTGTGACACAACCTGATCGTCCGGTTGGGCGTAAAAAGGTGCTACAACCAACACCGGTGAAGGCTGCTGCATTGGCTGGTGATGTCCCTGTTTTCCAACCAGTGAAATTAGGTGGATCAGAAGAATTAGATCAATTGATCGCCATGGAACCGGATTTGATTGTAACAGCCGCCTATGGACAATTCTTGCCAACGCGTTTCTTGGAATCTGCTAAGATTGCCGCAATTAATGTTCATGCGTCATTGTTGCCTAAGTATCGTGGTGGAGCACCTATTCATTACGCTGTGATGAATGGGGACGCCAAGACTGGTGTATCAATTATGTACATGGTGAAGAAGATGGATGCGGGTGATGTTTTGGCGCAAGCTGAAATTGCAATTCCTGAAAATGCGACAACTGGTGAAATGTTTGCTGAATTGAGTACACTTGGTCGTGACACATTGTTGGCGACTTTGCCGGGCTTGATTGCAGGTGATATTGTCGGAACACCACAAGATCCAGATGCTGTGAGCTTCTCACCAAACATTGCGCCAGAAGAAGAAGTGCTAGACTTCAATGGATCAGCGCAATCAGTGCATAATCATGTGCGTGGATTGAATCCATTCCCAACTGCACACACAACCATCAATGGTGTGCGTACAAAGATTCAAAAGACACATTTGCCAGCCGAAGCAACTGATTTGCCAGCTGGAGCAATTGTTAAGAAGACGAAAAAAGAACTATGGTTAGCTGCTGGGGATGGACAAGTCATCGCGATTGATGAACTTCAACCAGCTGGTAAGCCAAAGATGGCCGTGGCCGCATACTTAAATGGACATGCGTCATTCAACGAAGGAGATATTGTAATCACTCATGACGAATCAAAGTAA
- a CDS encoding class I SAM-dependent methyltransferase yields MFEAIEKTIKQLQKVQEMIGEVVEGPAIEAHIGVYELLLGQPDIWFTDLPEDVQIKIQDALNESGFFDLNAEQRRQVLQLQLVATMRADGLPANYQVTPDAIGLWFTVLAETYFAKQETAQIMDVTVGTGNLLATVALSLQQKDKEVIASGIENDDTMITIASGVAALTEMDWNLTHADAMTVSAPNQQMIIGDLPVGYYPGEVADDFVTKATEGRSLVHQVLIEQAMRQLRVGGLGLFLVPVNALESKDLLKYFADESVHFQGMVQLPEKLFTDAKQAKSILMLQKAGQGTQQASPAMLGLAPEMRDLAGIRDFVKQLQTWMIENNIQA; encoded by the coding sequence ATGTTTGAAGCAATCGAAAAAACAATCAAGCAACTACAAAAAGTACAAGAAATGATTGGGGAAGTTGTAGAAGGCCCTGCAATTGAAGCACATATTGGTGTCTATGAACTATTGTTGGGACAACCTGACATCTGGTTTACTGACTTGCCAGAAGATGTGCAAATAAAAATTCAAGACGCATTGAACGAAAGTGGTTTCTTTGACTTAAATGCAGAACAACGTCGTCAAGTCTTGCAATTACAATTGGTTGCGACAATGCGTGCTGATGGATTGCCTGCCAACTACCAAGTCACACCTGATGCAATTGGTTTGTGGTTTACTGTCTTAGCAGAAACATACTTTGCTAAGCAAGAAACAGCCCAAATCATGGATGTAACCGTGGGGACAGGAAACTTATTGGCAACTGTTGCATTGAGCTTGCAACAAAAAGATAAAGAAGTTATCGCCAGTGGGATTGAAAACGATGACACAATGATCACCATTGCGAGTGGTGTGGCAGCATTAACTGAGATGGATTGGAATTTGACCCATGCAGATGCGATGACTGTGTCAGCACCAAATCAACAAATGATTATTGGGGACTTGCCAGTTGGCTACTACCCAGGTGAAGTAGCTGATGATTTTGTCACAAAGGCGACTGAAGGGCGTTCATTGGTGCACCAAGTATTGATTGAACAAGCTATGCGCCAACTACGTGTAGGTGGATTAGGACTATTCCTAGTACCTGTTAATGCGCTAGAAAGTAAAGACTTATTGAAGTACTTTGCGGACGAATCAGTTCACTTCCAAGGAATGGTGCAATTACCTGAAAAGTTGTTCACTGACGCAAAGCAAGCTAAGAGTATCTTGATGTTGCAAAAGGCTGGCCAAGGGACGCAACAAGCATCCCCAGCCATGCTAGGGCTTGCGCCTGAAATGCGTGACTTAGCTGGAATTCGTGATTTCGTGAAGCAACTACAAACTTGGATGATTGAAAACAACATTCAAGCCTAA
- the rsmB gene encoding 16S rRNA (cytosine(967)-C(5))-methyltransferase RsmB, with translation MTNQSNGKIPQWEKNNARALAVRTLEKVQNGAYSNLQLNAIIKKSELDGRDVAFMTNMVYGVIQHRLTLTYWLKDFVAKPEKLDPWVRELLLISMFQMVYMDKVPKHAIFDEAIELAKRRGHAGLRKFVTGVLHAIDRKGLSDFSELTDLKERLSVQYSMPEWLVESFLNDYGQERTEALLTSVNEAPKQSARVNTVMNTVDEAIETLTDEAIETLTAEGFEVERSAVSPVGLLLTGGHVASSDAFANGLVTLQDESAMLMAPALTIEPNMQVLDAAAAPGGKTTQIATYLDPEQGGKVTALDIHEHKVALIDDNAARLAVAKQVDARLLDARKVDEVFEDGSFDRILVDAPCSGFGLLRRKPEIRYDKSIDDSKNLQRIQLAILDAVSRKVKVGGDVVYGTCTILAIENTDVVNAFLADHDNFEVVPTMLENDLDVRTADGSVQILPDDFGSDGFFIATLRRTK, from the coding sequence ATGACGAATCAAAGTAATGGTAAGATCCCACAATGGGAAAAGAATAATGCACGTGCACTAGCCGTTCGTACCCTTGAAAAGGTCCAAAACGGGGCTTACTCAAACCTACAATTGAACGCTATCATCAAGAAGTCAGAATTAGATGGCCGTGATGTGGCCTTCATGACAAACATGGTGTACGGCGTTATTCAACATCGCCTAACATTGACTTACTGGTTGAAGGACTTTGTCGCTAAGCCAGAAAAGTTGGACCCTTGGGTTCGTGAATTGTTGTTGATTTCAATGTTCCAAATGGTGTACATGGATAAGGTGCCTAAGCACGCTATCTTTGATGAAGCGATTGAATTAGCTAAGCGTCGTGGTCACGCTGGACTACGTAAGTTTGTGACTGGTGTCCTACACGCCATTGATCGTAAAGGCTTGTCTGATTTCTCAGAACTAACTGATTTGAAAGAACGTCTATCAGTACAATACTCAATGCCTGAATGGTTGGTTGAAAGCTTCTTGAACGATTACGGTCAAGAACGCACAGAAGCTTTGTTGACAAGCGTAAACGAAGCGCCAAAGCAATCAGCGCGTGTCAACACAGTGATGAACACGGTTGATGAAGCGATTGAAACATTGACTGATGAAGCGATTGAAACATTGACTGCTGAAGGATTTGAAGTTGAACGCTCAGCAGTTAGCCCAGTTGGTTTGTTATTGACTGGTGGTCACGTCGCTAGTTCTGATGCCTTTGCGAATGGTCTTGTAACGTTACAAGACGAATCAGCTATGTTGATGGCCCCAGCCCTAACCATTGAACCCAACATGCAAGTTTTGGATGCAGCTGCTGCGCCAGGTGGAAAGACAACACAAATTGCAACTTACTTAGACCCAGAACAAGGTGGTAAGGTGACGGCACTTGATATTCATGAACATAAGGTTGCCTTGATTGACGACAATGCGGCGCGTTTGGCTGTTGCCAAGCAAGTTGATGCCCGCTTGTTGGATGCCCGTAAGGTTGATGAAGTATTCGAAGATGGTTCATTTGACCGTATCTTGGTCGATGCACCATGTTCAGGATTTGGTTTGCTACGTCGTAAGCCTGAAATTCGTTACGACAAGTCAATTGATGACAGCAAGAACTTGCAACGTATTCAATTGGCGATTCTTGATGCCGTTTCACGTAAGGTGAAGGTTGGTGGCGATGTCGTCTACGGAACTTGTACCATTTTGGCAATTGAAAACACAGACGTTGTGAATGCTTTCTTGGCTGATCATGATAATTTTGAGGTTGTGCCAACTATGTTGGAAAATGATTTAGATGTTCGAACAGCAGATGGTAGTGTCCAAATTTTACCAGATGACTTCGGTTCAGACGGATTCTTTATTGCCACACTACGTCGAACTAAATAG
- a CDS encoding type II secretion system F family protein, whose protein sequence is MQHAVKRWSRNQEQQFFANVSDLLSNGYSLHHALGVMQATCPAIQQDLTVIQQCLNEGQTLAVSLDTYIRPNLQGELALVELHGCQLALLHAISERERQYQQQFKRLQSVIYYPALLLLMLGMVGGYIAMVVSPQLGATLCTIQNYSICAATLIGLGGLWGWYKRQSQLSKYQCLMRIPIIGPIVQLFVQQALYMQLGYLLQSGVGLRDVVEYCQRHTSYWLCELINEPVKNAWEQGETLETGLNQVQYLALEAKLLFMRGNSLAQTGQDLIQLARYLQTRQEQRIQMGVALVQPIFFLCDWCRDCGIVYATVTTNI, encoded by the coding sequence ATGCAGCATGCTGTGAAACGATGGTCGCGTAATCAAGAACAACAATTCTTTGCCAATGTAAGTGACCTACTCAGTAATGGGTATTCACTTCATCATGCTTTAGGTGTTATGCAAGCAACGTGTCCAGCTATTCAACAAGATTTAACTGTCATTCAACAATGCTTAAATGAAGGACAGACCTTAGCCGTGAGCCTCGACACATATATCCGTCCCAATCTGCAGGGGGAACTGGCTTTAGTTGAATTGCATGGTTGTCAATTAGCCTTATTACATGCGATTAGTGAGCGTGAACGCCAATATCAACAACAATTTAAACGACTACAAAGTGTCATTTATTATCCAGCACTATTGTTGCTGATGTTGGGGATGGTTGGTGGTTATATTGCCATGGTTGTTAGTCCACAGTTAGGTGCAACATTATGCACTATTCAAAATTACAGTATTTGTGCGGCTACATTGATTGGCTTAGGGGGCTTGTGGGGATGGTATAAACGGCAATCACAATTATCAAAATACCAATGTCTAATGCGCATCCCCATTATCGGTCCGATTGTACAACTATTTGTTCAACAAGCCTTATACATGCAACTGGGGTATTTATTGCAAAGTGGTGTCGGCTTACGGGATGTTGTGGAATATTGTCAGCGCCATACCAGCTATTGGTTATGCGAACTGATTAATGAACCAGTTAAAAACGCCTGGGAACAAGGTGAGACGTTAGAAACAGGCTTAAATCAGGTTCAGTATTTAGCATTGGAAGCGAAACTATTGTTTATGCGTGGCAATTCTTTAGCTCAAACGGGACAAGATTTAATTCAATTAGCCAGGTATCTACAAACCCGACAAGAACAGCGGATTCAAATGGGCGTTGCCCTAGTACAACCCATCTTTTTTTTGTGTGATTGGTGTAGGGATTGTGGGATTGTATATGCTACTGTTACTACCAATATATGA
- a CDS encoding YebC/PmpR family DNA-binding transcriptional regulator: MSGHSKWHNIQGRKNAQDAKRGKIFQKISRDLYTVAKDGGADPASNASLRLVMDKAKAANMPKENIQRALDKASGAGGANYQELTYEGYGPAGLAVLVQALTDNTNRTAASVRSSFKHFGGELGATGSVAYQFERKGYIEIPRDEDTEIDEDQLFEDMLEAGAEDMKTYDDQFEIYTEPKAFPEVRDALTEKGYTLVNDEVTMIAENPMEVPADKQETLANLVDELEANDDVVAVFTTAE, encoded by the coding sequence ATGTCAGGACACAGTAAATGGCACAATATTCAAGGACGTAAGAACGCCCAAGATGCAAAGCGTGGAAAGATCTTCCAAAAGATCTCACGTGACCTATATACAGTAGCGAAAGATGGTGGGGCAGATCCTGCTTCAAACGCTTCATTGCGTTTGGTTATGGACAAGGCTAAGGCCGCTAACATGCCTAAGGAAAACATCCAACGTGCATTGGACAAGGCGTCTGGTGCTGGTGGGGCAAACTACCAAGAATTGACATACGAAGGATACGGACCAGCTGGTTTGGCCGTATTGGTTCAAGCATTGACGGATAACACAAACCGTACTGCTGCGTCAGTTCGTTCAAGTTTCAAGCACTTCGGTGGGGAACTTGGAGCTACTGGATCAGTTGCTTACCAATTCGAACGTAAGGGATACATTGAAATTCCTCGTGACGAAGACACTGAAATCGATGAAGACCAATTGTTTGAAGACATGCTTGAAGCAGGTGCTGAAGACATGAAGACTTACGATGACCAATTTGAAATTTACACAGAACCTAAGGCTTTCCCTGAAGTTCGTGATGCCTTGACTGAAAAGGGCTACACTTTGGTTAACGATGAAGTGACAATGATTGCTGAAAACCCAATGGAAGTTCCAGCGGACAAGCAAGAAACATTGGCTAACTTGGTTGATGAACTTGAAGCAAACGATGACGTTGTTGCCGTATTCACAACTGCTGAATAA
- a CDS encoding ATPase, T2SS/T4P/T4SS family, which produces MKTQIQELVQKAYEQQASDIYIIPAVNGYRIGFYTRTGIDWQEIIPQQDGEHLIRYLKYKGGLDLSDGRRPQDGRINFDLAECMIYGRISCVGDYQLQEMLVLRLVYSLQAKWLEWANMAELDALGQQLQVTNGLILFAGKMGSGKTTTMHYMLQTYLRNQLVLTIEDPVEIVQPTFMQLEVNELAGMGYEQLLRVALRHHPEVLVIGEIRDVVTAICAIKAALSGHLVLATIHAKSDEDIQARLETLGVEPGLVQQALSASIFTSKVAETQTVSVEVNRKCSML; this is translated from the coding sequence ATGAAGACACAAATTCAGGAGTTGGTTCAAAAAGCCTATGAACAACAGGCCAGTGATATTTATATCATCCCCGCTGTTAACGGGTATCGGATAGGATTTTACACACGCACCGGGATTGATTGGCAAGAGATTATTCCGCAGCAAGACGGCGAGCATTTGATTCGTTATTTGAAATATAAAGGGGGGTTAGATTTGTCGGATGGCCGGCGTCCACAAGATGGTCGAATTAACTTTGATTTAGCAGAATGCATGATCTATGGACGTATTTCATGTGTGGGTGATTATCAATTGCAAGAAATGTTGGTACTACGACTCGTCTATTCGCTACAGGCGAAGTGGTTAGAATGGGCAAATATGGCCGAACTAGATGCTTTAGGGCAGCAATTGCAGGTCACAAATGGCTTGATTTTATTTGCAGGGAAAATGGGCAGTGGTAAAACAACGACCATGCATTATATGCTGCAAACATATCTGCGAAATCAATTGGTACTCACGATTGAGGATCCGGTTGAAATTGTTCAACCGACTTTCATGCAACTAGAAGTGAATGAGTTGGCTGGTATGGGATACGAACAGCTCCTCCGTGTCGCTTTGCGTCACCATCCAGAAGTACTTGTAATTGGTGAAATTCGTGATGTAGTCACCGCTATTTGTGCAATTAAAGCCGCGCTAAGTGGACATCTTGTGTTAGCAACGATTCATGCCAAATCCGACGAAGATATTCAAGCTCGATTAGAAACATTAGGAGTAGAACCTGGTTTAGTCCAACAAGCCCTAAGTGCCAGTATTTTTACAAGTAAAGTTGCTGAAACACAAACGGTGTCAGTAGAGGTGAATCGTAAATGCAGCATGCTGTGA